In Alphaproteobacteria bacterium, the following proteins share a genomic window:
- the tenA gene encoding thiaminase II: MLFAADSLFARLRAAVRPDWHAYVGHAFVERLGAGTLPQDCFRRYLVQDYLFLIHFARAYALAAYKSRDLADIRQAADGLHTIADTEMRLHVAFCAEWGLSEADMAAEPEAMETMAYTRYVLEAGNAGDVLDLHVALAPCIVGYAEIGSMLASKGRIEGNPYRAWIEMYASDDYQAAARRQVKHMDRLMARRSGEGRFEALAATFGEATRLETAFWDMGLRG, encoded by the coding sequence ATGCTGTTCGCCGCCGACAGCCTGTTCGCCCGCCTGCGCGCCGCCGTGCGCCCGGACTGGCACGCCTATGTCGGCCACGCCTTCGTGGAGCGCCTGGGCGCCGGCACCCTGCCGCAGGACTGCTTCCGGCGCTATCTGGTGCAGGATTACCTGTTCCTGATCCATTTCGCCCGCGCCTATGCGCTGGCGGCCTACAAGTCGCGCGATCTGGCGGATATCCGGCAGGCCGCCGACGGGCTGCACACCATCGCCGATACGGAGATGCGCCTCCACGTCGCGTTCTGCGCCGAATGGGGCCTGTCCGAGGCGGATATGGCGGCGGAGCCGGAAGCCATGGAAACCATGGCCTACACCCGCTATGTGCTGGAGGCGGGCAATGCCGGCGACGTGCTGGACCTGCACGTGGCGCTGGCGCCCTGCATTGTCGGCTATGCGGAGATCGGCTCCATGCTGGCGAGCAAGGGCCGGATCGAGGGCAATCCCTACCGCGCCTGGATCGAGATGTACGCCAGCGACGACTATCAGGCCGCCGCCCGCCGCCAGGTCAAGCATATGGACCGGCTGATGGCCCGGCGCAGCGGCGAGGGCCGGTTCGAGGCGCTGGCGGCGACCTTCGGCGAGGCGACGCGCCTGGAAACCGCCTTTTGGGACATGGGGCTCAGGGGATGA
- a CDS encoding 2Fe-2S iron-sulfur cluster binding domain-containing protein: protein MPKITFISPTGERTTLEPPAGLSLLEIARRYNLDIEGACEGSLACSTCHVIVDPEWFDMLDEASEDEEDMLDLAFGLTETSRLGCQIILTEELDGLVVTLPAETRNMLG, encoded by the coding sequence ATGCCAAAGATTACCTTTATTTCCCCGACCGGCGAGCGCACCACGCTGGAGCCGCCGGCGGGCCTGTCCCTCCTGGAAATCGCCCGCCGGTACAATCTCGATATCGAGGGCGCCTGCGAGGGGTCGCTCGCCTGTTCGACCTGCCACGTCATCGTCGATCCGGAATGGTTCGACATGCTGGACGAGGCCTCCGAAGACGAAGAGGATATGCTCGACCTCGCCTTCGGCCTGACCGAGACGTCGCGGCTCGGCTGTCAGATCATCCTGACGGAGGAACTGGACGGTCTGGTCGTGACCCTGCCCGCCGAAACCCGCAACATGCTGGGATAA